The sequence below is a genomic window from Streptococcus pantholopis.
TTCATGATAACGTCAAGCCGCTTTACTCAACAGGCAAGGGGCTGACAGAAGAAATCGTCCGCAATATTTCTGAAATTAAGAATGAGCCGCAGTGGATGCTTGATTACCGTCTGCAATCTTTAGAACTATTCAACAAGCTGCCTTTGCCTGACTGGGGTCCTGACTTATCCGGCATTGATTTTGAGCAGGTTATTTATTATCAAAGATATTCCGGTGAAACGGTTCGTTCATGGGATGATGTCCCTGATAAAATCAAAGAAACTTTTGACCGTTTGGGGATTCCTGAAGCTGAGAAGCAATTTTTGTCCGGAGCGGTGGCTCAGTATGAATCAGAAGTTGTTTATCACAATATGCAGGCTGAGTTTGAAAAACAAGGGATTATTTTTACAGATACTGACACCGCTGTCCAGAAATATCCGGAGTTGGTTAAAAAGTATTTTGGCACCATTATTTCCAATGCAGAGCACAAATTTGCTGCCTTAAACGGTGCTGTTTGGTCGGGCGGAACATTTATTTATGTGCCAAAAGGAGTTCAGTGTGATATTCCTGTGCAAACTTATTTTCGGATTAACGGTGAGAATGCCGGTCAGTTTGAACGGACCTTGGTTATCGTTGAGGAAGGTGGGTCTATCCAGTACATTGAAGGCTGTACAGCCCCTACCTATTCTGCCAACAGCCTGCATGCAGCGACCGTGGAAATTGTCGTCAAAAGAGATGCCTACTTCAGATATACTACTATGCAAAATTGGTCGGACAATGTTTACAACTTAGTGACTGAGCGCGGGACTGTTGCTGAAAATGGGACTTTGGAGTGGATTGATGGCAATATCGGCAGTAAGGTCAATATGAAATACCCTTGTTCCATCCTCAATGGGCCTCATGCCCGAACAACAGTTCTGTCCATGTCCTTTGCCAATTTCGGTCAGGATTTGGATGCCGGCTGTAAGGTTTTTCACAATGCTCCCCATACGTCATCGACTTTAATCTCAAAATCAGTTGCCAAGGATGGCGGCAGAACGGATTACCGCGGTCAGGTCACTTTTGGGAAGGACAGCTCGGGTTCCAAATCACATATTGAATGTGACACGATTCTTATGGATGATTTATCTTCATCAGATACCATTCCCTTCAACGAAATTCATAATGCTAATGTGGCTTTGGAGCATGAGGCTAAAGTTTCAAAGGTGTCTGAAGCTCAGCTTTATTATATGATGAGCAGGGGGATTTCAGAAGAAGAAGCGACTGCCATGATTGTTAATGGTTTTATGGAACCGATAACCAAAGAGTTGCCGATGGAATATGCAGTTGAATTAAATACTCTGATTAATATGAGTATGGAAGGCTCTGTCGGCTGAGGTTTTGTCTTTCTTGCCAAGCGGCCCGCTTTTCTTTATAATATTAACAAGATGAAGAAAATCCATTTGAAGTATGATAATCTCAAGAAAGGGTTGCTTTTAGCCGGTTTTGTGCTTATCATTCTGTATTTTTTACTTTTTATTGTGAGGCATTATCAGGATATTGCAGCTGTTTTTTCTGCAAAGCAGCCCTTGGAAGATTTTGAAGCACATTTCAAGGCTCGGACGCTGCTGAATTTTATATTGCTTATCTTGCTGACAGCAGTGACGGCGGCTATTCCGTTTATGTCCAATGCTGTTTTTGCTGTTTTTAACGGGGTGGTCTTTGGACCTTTGCTGGGCTTTGTCATGAATCTGTCCAGCAATGTCATCGGGAATTTTTTCTTGATTCAGGTGATGAAGAGGGTTAATATTGCAGACAAAGATAGTCGGTTTCAGAAGCGGCTGGCTGAATGGGAGGCTTTTGAAAACAAAACGACAGCCCTAATAATAGGCTATATGCTGCCGATTATCCCGACATTTATTATTGATTACAATGTGACGAAAATGCGGATTTCCTGGAAGCACTGGTTGCTTTGTGCTTTAATCGGAGTAGCTCCGACCAGCCTCCTCTATGCTTTTGGCGGCGATGCCATTTTATCCGGCAACATCAAACGTCTGGCTGTCATTTTGGTTATTATGATTTTGGTATATGGCAGTTATCGTTATTTTAAAAAGAGAAAAGAGAAATAAGTATGGAATTGAATCATATTCGCCAG
It includes:
- the sufB gene encoding Fe-S cluster assembly protein SufB, producing the protein MVKNREYAFGFHDNVKPLYSTGKGLTEEIVRNISEIKNEPQWMLDYRLQSLELFNKLPLPDWGPDLSGIDFEQVIYYQRYSGETVRSWDDVPDKIKETFDRLGIPEAEKQFLSGAVAQYESEVVYHNMQAEFEKQGIIFTDTDTAVQKYPELVKKYFGTIISNAEHKFAALNGAVWSGGTFIYVPKGVQCDIPVQTYFRINGENAGQFERTLVIVEEGGSIQYIEGCTAPTYSANSLHAATVEIVVKRDAYFRYTTMQNWSDNVYNLVTERGTVAENGTLEWIDGNIGSKVNMKYPCSILNGPHARTTVLSMSFANFGQDLDAGCKVFHNAPHTSSTLISKSVAKDGGRTDYRGQVTFGKDSSGSKSHIECDTILMDDLSSSDTIPFNEIHNANVALEHEAKVSKVSEAQLYYMMSRGISEEEATAMIVNGFMEPITKELPMEYAVELNTLINMSMEGSVG
- a CDS encoding VTT domain-containing protein, translating into MKKIHLKYDNLKKGLLLAGFVLIILYFLLFIVRHYQDIAAVFSAKQPLEDFEAHFKARTLLNFILLILLTAVTAAIPFMSNAVFAVFNGVVFGPLLGFVMNLSSNVIGNFFLIQVMKRVNIADKDSRFQKRLAEWEAFENKTTALIIGYMLPIIPTFIIDYNVTKMRISWKHWLLCALIGVAPTSLLYAFGGDAILSGNIKRLAVILVIMILVYGSYRYFKKRKEK